The stretch of DNA CGGGCCATACGCCTGTACGCTTCGTATGGCAGGTCGTTGAATCGCGCCGCGGCGAACTCTAGAGCGATATTGCAGCGGGTGCCGTCGCCTGCATGATCAAGGGCGGCTTGCGACCCGTGTGAGACCTCCAACTTCCGCGAGACGAACGGCGCCTTTGGCACTAGATTCGGCCGTCGGACAGGGACCGAGCAACTTAAGAATGGCCGACTTCAGGCGGCCAAGCGGTGAGCGCCGGAAGGCGCTACCAATCTCGACCATTCGGAAATGGATGTATTGGGTCGAGGCACGATCGCGCGTTGTCTCAATGGCACGCGACACGTGCTTTATGTGCGCGCGTGTGCAAGGGCGTGCTGCGGCTGCTTAGGTGAAGGACGGAAACTGTTGCCCACGCTCAATAGACAATTCAAGTTCCTGAACTCATTGCGATAGACCTCCACGCAGATTCTCTTCTTCACCCGAGGGGATTACATCCGGCGACCACGTCGTGATTCCTGCAAGCCTTCCATTTCAACGGAGTCGGTAGCGGAGTAGGAAAAAAAGAGGGGAAAGCTGCACTCTGGTCAATCGCCCACGGTGTAGTTCCTGCCGAGATGACGCAACTAGAGGTGTACTCGACGATGCTCTCGTTTCGATCCACGCGAATCGCGGTTTCGGAAAAGATCAGTTGGCGAGACAGCCTCACACCCCTACGATCCAAGCAGATGCAACACAGAACTATCAAAAGAAGGAACGTATCAGCAATGCATGATTTGCCTCTCGATGGTGTGGTCGTGGTTGAACTGAGCGACAGCGCCTCTGCGCCGTTTGCCGGCCAGATCCTTGCAGCCCTCGGTGCGGACGTCTGGAAGATCGAGCGGCCGACGGGCGATTCTGCGCGCGGCTGGGGGCCGAGCAAATGGAAGGGCAGCGGCGCGGCCTTCCATGCCATCAACCGCGGCAAGCGCTTCATCAGCCTTGACATCAAGGATCCCGGCGACCTGGCCAAGCTGCACCAACTGATCGCGGAGCGCGCCGACGTTTTCTTCCACAACCTGCGGCCGGGCTCGGCGGCGCAGTACGGGCTCGATGCCGACAGCCTGCGCGTGACCAAGCCAGAGCTGATCTGCTGCGAAGTCGGCGCCTTCGGCCACAAGGGCCCGCTGAACACCGCGCCGGGCTATGACCCCCTAATGCAGGCGTTCGCAGGAATCATGAGCATCACCGGCGAGGAGGGACAGTCGCCGGTGCGTGCTGGGGTGTCCATTGTCGACTTTGGCACAGGTATGTGGGCCGTGATCGGCATTCTTGCGGCACTGATGCGCCGGCAGAAGAAGCACGTCGGCGCGACCGTCAGCAGCTCTCTGCTGGAAACCGCGATTGCCTGGATGTCGATCGGCGTGGCCAACTACAACGCGAACGGCGAGCCGGGCTCGCGCCATGGGTCTGGCGTCGCGTTCATCGTGCCGCATCGCGCCTACCGGACCGCCGACGGCGACTTGATCGTCAGCTGTGCCAACGATGCGCTGTTCGTCCGGCTTTGCGAGACCCTGGAGCGGCCCGAATGGGCGCGTGACGAGCGCTTTGCCACCAATGCGGGGCGCCTGTGTAACCGCGCGCTGATTGACCGACTCATCGGCGAGCGCCTGGCCGAGCATCCGCGAGCCTACTGGCAGGAGCGGCTAGGCGCCGCCGGGCTACCGTGCGCCCCGATCCAGACGACGGAGGAACTAGTGCACCACGCGCAGACGGAAGCGCTGGGCATCATCGGGAAGCCGTCAGACGATGAGCTTGCTGTCGTCGGCTTGCCGCTGTCGTTCAACGGCAAGCGTCCGCCGCCATTGTCGGCAGCGCGGGAAATCGGCCACGACAACGCAGACCTTGAGGTCCTGATCAAGCGGCCCTCCCAGGCTTGATGACTACGACGACATATAACAACGGAGAGAGAAGCATGCCCAGTCCCGATCGAGGCAATCCGAGAGATGTCGGATGCTTCGAGCCGGGGGCTGATCTGCCGCCCCGGCCAGGTCAGCATACCGATAGCGTGCTGGGCGACGGGCTGCATATGAAGGCGCAGCAACTCGGCGCACTGTACTCGTCGGAGTTCACGTGACCAGCCACTGGCCATCTGCCTCGATGCAATCAACCGCTAGGGTAGACGTTCTCCGCATTGGCAAGTATTGAAGGGGAGGTCCCCCTTGCACGACCGCCCGCGTCGGTGCTCACTCGGCATCGGCTGGGCTGGTGCTTGCCGGAGCCTTGCCGGAGGCGCGGTAAAAATCCGGTGCCCACCGCCTGATCACTTCCCCGTCTAGGCGCCAACCGACGCACTTGTCCCAGTGCGGCTTGGGCGATGTCGCCACCGGAGGCCTGACGCGGGGTTCGGGCAGGGCGTCCCATTCCTGGCGCCGCGCTTCGCCGCCCACGGTCTGGTAGGCCACGGTACCGAGATTCATCAGCAGTTCGCGCAGATGCGTGCAGCCCTTGATGCCGCCCAACGTACTTTCGAGCGTCTTGCGCCAGCCGCGCGCAATGCTCGCGCCAACCAGGCCTTGCAGCGGCGGCATGCCCGCGGTGCATTCGGCAAAAGGGATGGAAGGCAGTGCTGCTGCGACGGCCCGGACGGTATAGGTGTCGTCCAGCGTGAGGCGGACCTGCATGTGGTGTATCGGCACGTCGGGCGGTTGCTCACCGCGTTCCCAACTGGGCCAGGGCGTGGTCTTGCAGTCCTTCATCTCGCCTTCGATGTCCCACAAGCCGTCGTCACGGCGAAAGCCTTGCATGATGACGTCGCGGGTATGCAGGTGGCGTCGTGATGCCGGTGGCGGCAATTCGCAGGCAGGCGTTGGCGCGGTGCGGGCGGCGTGCGTTTGGTCTTCGTGCATCGGGCCTTCTCGATGAAAGGGAGCGCCGGCTATTGGATAGGCGGTGCTTCCGGTGTCGGGGAAAAATGGTGCTGCAGAATCTGCCACACCCCCAGGCGCCTGACCAGCACCCACGTCGTCCGCAGTGCCAAGGCGGTCTCGCTCCCGTCGGCGAGCACAAAGCGGAAGTTTGCGTGCCCCTGCGCCAGCAGCGTATCCTTGCCAAGCTCAACCAAGGTCTGGTCGACCAGCGACATGGATGCCGAGCGCAGCGTCTCGGCATACGAGGCAAAGTACCCTAGGATCGCCGCCTGGCCCACGGCGTGGCCCGGGCGGCCCCCGAAAAACAGGGCTTCGGGCGCGTACAGCGCGGCAAGCGCGTCGGCGTCCCACGTCAGCGCGGCGGCGTTCCAGCGGCGCTCAAGGTCTTGCAGGGCGGCATGCACGCGCGAGGCGCTCGTGCTAGTGGCGTGGTGTTCGATCATGGTTGCCATGTCATTGCCTGGCGCGGCCCGGGCGATCCCGGTCATGCCTTTCTTGCGGCGTTGCGGGCAATGCTACGACGATGACGCCCGCCAGCTCAACCGAAAAGGAGAGGAAGTTCCGTACCTTGGAATGCCACGGCGCACCCCCTCGCAGCATGGGTCGGGGTGCGACCGGCTCCGGCGGTCGCCCCGCTGCGGCTGCAGCGCTAAGGGGCACGTGTTTGCCGAGATGTTTCAAAGTACGGGAGAGTTCGCGCAACACCATTGGTTATCCGCCGCCGCTGCAGCATAGTGAAGCCGTGCATGCCGGAAACGGTAGCTGTTGTCTCCATGCTCGCCTCCGAGCGAGCTTATGCCCCGACTGGCTTGCCGCGGGGCTCCTTTTTTTGTTCGCGCCGTTGGCGCCACCGTCGACCAAAGGCCTTCCTTCATGCTGAGGCAACCTGCCACCAAGTACCGTCTCTTTGCCCCGGTCCACTTTGCTCGACCGTACCTGGCCGGACGCAGTGCTGATCCGCCCGCCGGCCTGGTGCAGCTTGGATCTGCGCAATGACAACCAGGCGTTGATCGAACCGATGGACATCGAACGCAAGCTGCGCATGTTCAGGATGCTGGTGCAGACGGGCGTCAAGGAGATCGAAGTCGGCTTCCCGTCTTCGTCGCAGGTCGAGTTCGATTTCGTGCGCAAGCTGATCACCGGCGAGAGCATCCGCGTGTTGGACTTGGCGCCGGCGCAGGCGTACCTCAAGCTTCGCATTGGCGACTCTACACTGTGCGGCGTGGGCATCGACTCTGACATCCTGTCGGCGTCGTTGAAGGCGATTCTCTCGGGCCTGCAGCGCGCCATCGCTGGCGCCGCAGCCCGAACGCGCTAACCGCTGAAGGCCGCGCGGGCGCCATGCCTTGCACATGGCGCCCGCTGCAAAGCGAAGCCGGACCTTAGCGTTTCCCGGGCCGCACGTCAGCCAGAATCGACGCGATGTTCCGAACGTTCTCCAGGTCCAGCACCGCATCGATGACGCGAGCGATGTTGGTCTCGGGAATGACGTCTCGCGCGTTGTCGCGGAATTTCTGTATCAGTTCTTCCGTGCTCATATAGCTGGCCGGATCGGGGGAGGGGCTCCCCTTCGGATAGCGCCGCTCGCCGGCAAAGATTTGGCCGCGCGCCGACACCTCGATTTTCGCCGGCCGGCTGGCCGCGTGGCCGGTCAGCAGTGCCACATAGTCGGGGTGCACCGCGTGCTCGACCTTGTCCATCAGGCGTATCACGGATTCGCCGAAGACCAGTTCCGGATGCTGCCAGGCCTTGCCCGGCGGCACGCGATGCGCACCCAAGGCGATGCCGTGCGCGATGCTGAACTGTGCGTCGTGCACATGCTGGATATCTCGGTTAAGCCATACCGGCTGCTCGACGAAGCCCTCGACCCAGACCTTGATGCCGTCGATCTCGTCCGGCCGCAGTTCGTTCTGGTCGACAATCTCGTTGAGGCTGTCCAGCAGGGCATGCAGGATGCGGCAGTGCGGGTAGGGCTTGTAGGCCTGCTCGGTGGGGAACTGCCAGTCGGTGCCCAGTGCCGCGAGGATGCGGTCCGGCTCCCAGCGCGTGGTGCCGATAAAACGCGGGAAACCGTATTCCCGGTCATCGAGGATCTGCAGGTCCCCGCGGTGGCCAAACTCGGCCATGTGAGCGGCGGCCATGGCGGCCTGCGTCAGCGCGCCGGCAAGCAGGTACTTGATGGTGGAGCTGGGCGCATGCTGGAACCAGGCGACCTGCGAGTTCACCGGGCTGATGCTGCCGGCAATCCCCAGCGCGTGCCCTGTCGTCTCGGCGTCCAGTCCCTTCAGCTTGGCGATGGCGGCCGTCGCGCCAAACACGGTGCTGCTGTAGCCGTAGATCTTCGGCGGCGAAACCTTGCCGTCCTTGGTGTCGCGCAGGTAGTCCATCGCCTTGCCGAGCCGGTACGACATCTCGTGCGAGACGGCCAGCGCGGCAATCAGGTCCTGGCCGGACCGGCCCATGGCTTCGCCGATCGCCAGCGCGCCGGGCAGGACATAGGGCGTCACATGGCCCGGCGGCACTACCGCATCCATGTCGAGGGCGTTGATCAGTTCGCCGTTGGCAAAGGCTGCGCCGACGACCGACACCCGCTGGTCGGTGCCAATGATGGTGGCGTCGTCCGCGGCGCCGCCCATCAGTGCGCCGTAGTCGATCCCGATCCTGCCCTTGGGCTGGTCGACAGCGGCCAGCGCGCATCCCAGCGAATCGAGAACGATGCGCTTGCATTCGTCCACGACGGTCGGGGGCAGCGTGTCGTAGGCGCTTTGTTGTGTAAAGCCGGCAAGTTGCTCGACGATGGTTGTTGCCATGGCATTCTCTCCAGGTAATATGTCGCGCCCCTGGGGCAGGGGCTGGCAGGCGAGTTCGGCTTGTCGTTCGGCTTACTCTCGTTCGGCTTACTCTTTCGGAATGCCGAGGTCCGCCACGACCTTGATATTGCGCTGAAGATCCTGGCGCAAGAACTCGGTGAATTCCTCCGGGGACAGGTTGCCGGCTTCGGCGCTGTCCTTGCGGAACCGCTCGCGCACGGCCTCGTTCGCCTGCGCCGCCTTCAGTGCCTTCGTCAGCCGCATGACGACAGGTGTTGGCGTGCCGGCCGGCGCCGCCAGGCCCATGTAGACATAGAAGCTATAGTTGGGCAGGCCCTGTTCGGCCAGTGTCGGAATATCGGGAAACGCCGGCAGGCGCTTGGGTGACGAGACCGCGAACGCGCGCAGCTTGCCGTCCTGCACGTATGGGCCCGACGAGTTGGCGCCGTCAAAGATCATGTTGACGCGGCCGCCAAGCACGTCCGGCATGGCGCCGGCGTTGCCCTTGTAGGGCACGTGAAGCATTCTGATGCCGGCCTGGTGCACGAACAGCGCGGCGGCCATATGGGTACTGGTGCCGACGCCTGCGGTGGCATAGGACATCGTGCCCGGGCTGGCTTTCGCATGCGCGATCAACTGGGACAGGGTTTTGTCCGGCTGGGCGGAGAAGCCCACCATGATCAGCGGGGCCTTGTTCATCATGCCGATGCCGGTGAAGTCACGCGCCAGGTCATAGCCTGGCTCCAGCTTGGTGGCTTGGGCCAGCGCCAAGGTGTTGGCGGTGGCGAGGATGGTGTAGCCATCCGGCTTCTGGGCTTTCACATAACGGATGCCTAGCAGCCCGGCAGCCCCCGCCATGTTTTCCACGACCACGGGCTGGCCGAGGTTCGCGGCCATCTG from Cupriavidus taiwanensis encodes:
- a CDS encoding CaiB/BaiF CoA transferase family protein, which produces MHDLPLDGVVVVELSDSASAPFAGQILAALGADVWKIERPTGDSARGWGPSKWKGSGAAFHAINRGKRFISLDIKDPGDLAKLHQLIAERADVFFHNLRPGSAAQYGLDADSLRVTKPELICCEVGAFGHKGPLNTAPGYDPLMQAFAGIMSITGEEGQSPVRAGVSIVDFGTGMWAVIGILAALMRRQKKHVGATVSSSLLETAIAWMSIGVANYNANGEPGSRHGSGVAFIVPHRAYRTADGDLIVSCANDALFVRLCETLERPEWARDERFATNAGRLCNRALIDRLIGERLAEHPRAYWQERLGAAGLPCAPIQTTEELVHHAQTEALGIIGKPSDDELAVVGLPLSFNGKRPPPLSAAREIGHDNADLEVLIKRPSQA
- a CDS encoding MmgE/PrpD family protein, translated to MATTIVEQLAGFTQQSAYDTLPPTVVDECKRIVLDSLGCALAAVDQPKGRIGIDYGALMGGAADDATIIGTDQRVSVVGAAFANGELINALDMDAVVPPGHVTPYVLPGALAIGEAMGRSGQDLIAALAVSHEMSYRLGKAMDYLRDTKDGKVSPPKIYGYSSTVFGATAAIAKLKGLDAETTGHALGIAGSISPVNSQVAWFQHAPSSTIKYLLAGALTQAAMAAAHMAEFGHRGDLQILDDREYGFPRFIGTTRWEPDRILAALGTDWQFPTEQAYKPYPHCRILHALLDSLNEIVDQNELRPDEIDGIKVWVEGFVEQPVWLNRDIQHVHDAQFSIAHGIALGAHRVPPGKAWQHPELVFGESVIRLMDKVEHAVHPDYVALLTGHAASRPAKIEVSARGQIFAGERRYPKGSPSPDPASYMSTEELIQKFRDNARDVIPETNIARVIDAVLDLENVRNIASILADVRPGKR
- a CDS encoding Bug family tripartite tricarboxylate transporter substrate binding protein; translation: MTYPLQRLCGAIIMALAAGTTFAADAYPARPVRIVVNSAPGALLDVTTRAVAQQMAANLGQPVVVENMAGAAGLLGIRYVKAQKPDGYTILATANTLALAQATKLEPGYDLARDFTGIGMMNKAPLIMVGFSAQPDKTLSQLIAHAKASPGTMSYATAGVGTSTHMAAALFVHQAGIRMLHVPYKGNAGAMPDVLGGRVNMIFDGANSSGPYVQDGKLRAFAVSSPKRLPAFPDIPTLAEQGLPNYSFYVYMGLAAPAGTPTPVVMRLTKALKAAQANEAVRERFRKDSAEAGNLSPEEFTEFLRQDLQRNIKVVADLGIPKE
- a CDS encoding YybH family protein; protein product: MTGIARAAPGNDMATMIEHHATSTSASRVHAALQDLERRWNAAALTWDADALAALYAPEALFFGGRPGHAVGQAAILGYFASYAETLRSASMSLVDQTLVELGKDTLLAQGHANFRFVLADGSETALALRTTWVLVRRLGVWQILQHHFSPTPEAPPIQ
- a CDS encoding DUF2889 domain-containing protein, giving the protein MHEDQTHAARTAPTPACELPPPASRRHLHTRDVIMQGFRRDDGLWDIEGEMKDCKTTPWPSWERGEQPPDVPIHHMQVRLTLDDTYTVRAVAAALPSIPFAECTAGMPPLQGLVGASIARGWRKTLESTLGGIKGCTHLRELLMNLGTVAYQTVGGEARRQEWDALPEPRVRPPVATSPKPHWDKCVGWRLDGEVIRRWAPDFYRASGKAPASTSPADAE